CGCCGCGGGCACTCGTTCTCCCCGCTCGCCCGGCTGCGCCGCAACGAGACCATGATCATCAACTGGACGGACGCCGTCCCGGCCGCGGCCACCGAACCGCAGGCCGCCACGGCCTTCGTCGCCAGCCACGAGGACCTCAAGGCCGCAGACTTCGCCGAAGCCCTGCAGGAGATGAGCGACAAGCGCCGCTTCGAGGTGGCCAGCGAACTCCAGGATGAACGCCTCGCGGACGTCCTCCAGGAACTCCCCGAAGAGGACCAGGTGGAGATTCTGTCCTCGCTGGACCGCGAGCGCGCCGCCGACGTGCTGGAGGAGATGGACCCGGACGACGCCGCCGACCTCCTCTCCGAACTCCCGGAGGCGCAGCAGGAGGAGCTCCTGCAGCTCATGGAGCCGGAGGAGGCCGAGGATGTGCGGCGACTCCTGGAGTATGACGAGGACACCGCGGGTGGTCTCATGACCCCGGTCCCCGTGATCCTCCCGCCGGAGGCCACCGTGGCCGAGGCCCTGGCCCACGTGCGCCGCGAGGAGCTGACACCGGCACTCGCCTCCTCCATCTTCATCGCCCGCCCGCCGCTGGAGACCCCCACGGGCCGCTTCCTCGGCGTCGTGCACATTCAGCAGCTCCTGAGGTATCCCCCGCCCGAGCCGATCGGCAATCTGGTGGACAAGAACCTGGAGCCCGTCCAGGATCAGGCCCACATCAGCGAGGTGGCCCGCATCATGGCGGTCTACAACCTCAATGCCCTGCCCGTGGTGAACGACACCGGCCGGCTGGTCGGTGCCGTCACCGTCGATGACGTCCTGGATCACCTCCTGCCCGAAGACTGGCGTGCCCACGCCGAGGACGTCCCGTTCAAGAAGCTGAGGGGTCGCAATGGCTGACAACAGGGATCGCCGCCCCGGGGCGGAGAAGAACAGCCTGGACACCCCCCGTGCCGCACGGGGCCGGTTCTTCCCCCGGTTCTCGCCCAACCCGGACGCGTTCGGCAAGGCCACCGAGGGCTTCGCCCGTTTCATGGGCACCCCGCAGTTCCTCGTCTACATGACGATCTTCTGTGTGTTCTGGCTGGCCTGGAACAGCTGGGCTCCCGCCGACTGGCAGTTCGACCAGCAGGCGCTCGGATTCACCCTCCTGACGCTCATGCTCTCCCTTCAGGCCTCCTACGCGGCGCCACTGCTCCTCCTCGCCCAGAACCGGCAGGACGACCGTGACCGCGTCGCCCTGGAACAGGACCGTCAGCGCGCCGAGCGGAACCTCGCGGACACCGAGTACCTCACCCGCGAGCTCGCCGCGCTGCGCGTGGCGCTGCGTGAAGTGGCCACCCGTGACTACGTCCGTGCCGAGATGCGCTCCCTCCTCGAGGACATCATCGAGGCCCAGGAGGAGTTCCACTCGGGCGAAGACGGCACCGGCGACGGCGAGACCACCGCGGACAAGGTCAAGGAGAAGATCCGCGACAAGCGGGACCGTCAGCGCGGCCCCCGCACCCAGCAGATCCCGAAGATCAAGAAGCCCAGCCAGGACCCGGGAGCATGACCCCGCCCACCACGGAGCAGCTGCACCGCGCCCTGGACACGGTCATCGACCCTGAACTCCGGCGCCCCATCACGGAGCTGGGCATGGTCGACGCGGTCGCGATCGACGACGACGGCGCGGTCCGTCTGCGCGTGCTCCTCACCATCCAGGGCTGCCCCCTGCGGGACACGATCACGGCCGATGCGACGGCAGCCCTGTTCACGGTCCCCGGAGTGACGGCCGTGGACGTGGAGCTCTCCGTCATGACCCCCGAGCAGCGGCAGGCGCTCAAGGATCAGCTCCGCGGTCCCGGCGACACCCGCGGGATCCCGTTCAACCAGCCCGGCAACTTCACCAAGGTGTTCGCTGTGACGAGCGGCAAGGGCGGCGTCGGCAAGTCCTCCGTGACGGTGAACCTCGCGTGCGCCCTCGCGGCCCGGGGCCTGCGCGTGGGCATCGTCGACGCCGACGTCCACGGTTTCTCGGTCCCGGGCCTCATGGGCATCACCCAGTCCCCGACCCGCGTGGACGAGCTGATCCTGCCGCCCGTGGCCCACGGGGTGAAGGTCATCTCGATCGGCATGTTCGTGGAGGGCAACGCCCCCGTGGCCTGGCGCGGCCCCATGCTGCACCGCGCCCTGGAGCAGTTCCTCTCCGAGGTGTACTTCGGCGACCTGGACTACCTGTTCCTGGACCTGCCCCCGGGCACCGGCGACATCGCCATCTCCGTCTCCCAGCTCCTGCCGTCCGCCGAGGTCCTCGTGGTCACCACCCCGCAGTCGGCGGCGGCCGAGGTGGCCGAACGCTCCGGCACGGTCTCCACGCAGACCGGCCAGCGGGTGGTCGGCGTGGTCGAGAACATGTCATACCTGGACACCCCGGGCGGCGAGCGGCTCGAAGTGTTCGGCTCAGGAGGCGGTGAGACGCTCTCCCAGCGCCTGACGGAGACCCTCGGCTACCAGGTCCCACTCCTCGGAAAACTGCCCCTGGAAATCGCTCTCAGGGAGGGCGGCGACTCCGGCATGCCGGTCGTCCTGGCCCACCCGGACACCGCGGTCTCGCGCGAACTGCTCTCGGTGGCGGACGCGCTGGCCGCCAAGCCACGCGGGCTGAGCGGGCTCTCCCTCGGAGTCACCCCGCGGGGGTGACCGCCGGCCGTCCAGCCGGCCACGGCTCACCCCGGATACGACGACGGCGTGCCGACCATCGGTGGTCGGCACGCCGTCGTCGTGTTGGCAGCTCGGCTCAGGTCGCCTCGGTGTCGAAAGGCGCGCTTTCGCCTTCGGCCAGTCGCGGGATCTCCCGCTCCGGCATGGCGGTCGCGACGGCGGCCGCACCCACGGCGGCCGCACCCACGGCGGCCGACGCCGCGGCCGGGGCGTCCGGTTCCAGCAGCGCTTCGCGGATGATGCGGCGCGGATCGTACTGACGGGGGTCGTACTTGCGCCAGTCGACCTCGTCGATGTCGATGCCGACCTCGTCCTTGATCTGCTCCCGTGCGCCGGAAGCCATCTTCCGGACGCCACGGACCAGATTCATCAGGCCCTGAGTGTATTCGGGCAGACGCTTGGGGCCGATCACCAGAATGCCGATGATCAGCAGGATCAGGAATTCTGGCCCATTAATACCGAATATCACGTTGGAAAGACTACCCTCTCCCCCGCCTCCCGGACGATCCCGGACGTGGGGCCGATCTTCAGTGACACGGAGCGGATCCGGTCAGTGGATTCCCGCCACACGAGGGAGCTTGAGCTGGGGCCGTCCGGTGGCCGTGCGACGCGGATCGCGGTCCGCCAGAGCGGTCCGGAGAAGCGCACGCCCACGGTGGATCCGGGAGCGCACGGTGCCGAGCTTGATGCCGAGTGCGGTGGCGACCTCATCGTAGGAGAAACCCTCGATGTCGCACAGGATCACGGCCGTGCGGAATTCGATCGGCAGCTTGTCCAGCGCCGCCTGGATGTCGGAATCCAGGTTGTTGAATTCGAAGCTGCGTTCCGGGCTGGTCTCGTTGCCGGGAATCCGCTGATCGGCGTCCTCGGGCAGTCCGTCGAAGCGGATGCGGGCCTTGCGGCGCACCTGGTCCAGGAAGAGGTTGGTGGTGATGCGGTGGAGCCAGCCGTCCAGCGTGCCGGGCTTGAACTTGTCCAGGGACTTGAAGGCCCGGACGAAGACCTCCTGCGTGAGGTCCTCGGCGTCGTGGCGGTTGCCCGTGAGACGGAAGGCGAGTCGGAAGACCTTGGCGGAGTGGTTGGTGACCACTTCCTCCCAGCTGGGGCGCTTCCATTCCTCCAGCGGCGTTTCCACCTGGCCGGAGTCCTCGACTGCCACCGCGGTGGCAGGATTGTCAGCCATGTTCAGCATGTCCTGCTCCCTTCCGATCCATCCCCCGATGGCGGGTATGCGCCATACCGAGCCCCGGCTTCAATCGCCAGCACTTTGACCGTTATCATGTCAAGGTTCCCTGTGAAATATCTGGGGAGCTTCTTCCGAATTCATCTTTTCCGCAGAGGGCGAACCACATGAGCACCGACAAATCCACCAGCTGGTCCTTCACCGAAGGCCTGCCGGAGGAAGACCAGGTGCTCCTCAGGGCACGGGAACGTGCTTTCGACCTGGGGGTTCCCGCGGTCTCGGCGGGCACCGGCATGGCCCTCTCGGTCCTCGCCGCCACGGCGAAGGCCCGGACCGCCGTGGAGATCGGCACCGGCGCGGGCGTCTCCGGCGTCTATCTGTTGCGCGGGCTCTCCCCGCAGGCGGTGCTGACCTCGATCGATCACGATGTGGAGCACCTCCGTGCGGCCCGTGTGGCCTTCGCCGAAGCCGGCGTCCCCGCCAACCGCACCCGCACCATCTCCGGCCGCGCTCAGGACGTCCTGCCGCGCCTCACCGATTCCGCCTACGATCTCGTCTTCATCGACGCCGACAAGGCTCAGGCGCCCGTCTACGTCACCCAGGCGCTCCGCCTGCTCAAGCCCGGCGGCGTCCTCCTGCTCAACGATGCCCTCGACCGCGACCGCGTGAGCAACCCTGCGAACCGCGACCAGACCACCGTCGCCCTGCGCCAGCTCATCAAGAGCCTGCGCGAGGACGAGGGCGTGCTGGCGACCGTGTTCACCGCCGGCGACGGCCTCCTCGCCGCGGTCAAGCGCTGAGTCCGCGGAACTCTCAAACCGCTCAGCCTTAAATGCCGCAGCGCGGCCGCTTTCCAGCAGCCGCGCTCCGTGTGCCTTCAGCTCTGCGTCACGCCCTCCAGGCAGCCCTTGAGCTCAGCGGCCTCCGCGGCGTTGAGCTCCACCACCAGGCGGCCTCCGCCTTCCAGCGGGACCCGCATGATGAGACTGCGTCCTTCTTTGGTCACTTCCATGGGTCCGTCCCCGGTCCGGGGCTTCATGGCGGCCATAGGAGATTCTCCTTGTGTTCGTCGAGTGCGTCCAGCCTATTATCCCCTGAGTCGCGCGTCACAGGCTAATCGATGGACCAACCCGGACACGGGCGGGGCCCCAGGTCACGGCGGATAGTCTCCCCCGCCCGGCAGCTGGGCCCAGGCCCAGAGCCAGACGATCCACACGATCTGGAGCAGGGAGAACATCAGGACGACCGTCCAGCGGTACGCCCTCGAACGCGAGACGAATGCCGTCGCGAGGGCCAGCGGGAAGAGCGGCAGCAGCATCCGGAAGGTGCTGGTCTGCGGGTGCAGGAAGGCCAGCAGGTACCCGAAGTAGCAGGCACACCACAGGCGGAGTTCGACGCCGATCGCCCGGACCGCCGGAGCCTTCAGCAGAGCCCACGCCAGCCCGCCCACGAACACTACGAGGGCGATCGGGCCGAGTCCCGGTCCGAGAAGCCCGACGGCCATGTCCCACCACGGCTTGAACGGCACCAGGTCGGTCCCCCGCCAGACGGTCTCGGTGCGGGTGTAGGCCTGGGGGTCGCCGGTCTTCAGCCAGGCGAGCGCCGGCCAGGTGAGGGCGGCCGCGCAGGCCGCCACGGTCAGCGCCGCGTGGCGCAGCAGCGAGCCGAGCTCCTCCGGGGCCGGCCGGCGTCGTGCGCGCAAGAGCTCCCACAGGCGGTGGACCAGCAGCAGCCCCACGAGCGCGCCGAAAGGCACGCCGGTGGGACGGGAGAGCGCCGCGAGGATGACGAACGGGATCGCGGTCAGGTAGCGCTTCCGCACGAGCGCCAGGAGCGAGGCGGCCAGCAGCAGGAGGTTCAGCGATTCCGCATACGGCACCTGCAGAATCCCGGCGACGGGGAACACGGCCACGAAGGCGGCGCCCCAGAAGGCCGTGCGATGCGAGGCGAAGCAGAGGAACAAGCGGAAGATCACCAGCACGGCGCACAGCCCGGCCACCATGGCGATCGCCGTCAGGGATGCCAGGACCGGCACCCCGAGGACGCCCGTGAGCGCCTTCCCCAACAGCGGGAACAGGGGGTAGAAGGCCCAGGCGTTCTCCTGGACGTTGCCGAGCGCGTCGACCGGGAGCTGCGACGGGTATCCCTGTTCGGCGGCCGTCTGATACCAGCGGCCGTCCCAGATGGTGATGAAGTCCCAGTACCCGGGACTCGCCGGCATCCAGGGATTCATGCCCTGTTTGAACGCGGCGCCGGAGAAGACGAAGAAGCTGAAGACCCTGGCCGCCACGTAGACCGCGCTGAGCTGCGCCCACCAGGGCCAGCCCCGCGGCGACGTGATCATGTCCCGGGCGCGCGGCGCCGGCTCTCCCACGCCCCGGCGGAGCTCCTCGGAGACCGGCTCACTCATGCGGCTGGTCATCGCCGGCGGGCCCGACGACGGCGCCGCCCGCCGTCAGCTCCGCGATCCGGCCACGCAGCCGGCTCAGTTCGCTCTGCTGGACGGCGAGCTGATCCCGCAGGCGATCAAGGACCTCGTCGACCTGGTCCATCCGGTACCCGCGCAGGCCGAGCGAGAACCGCAGCCGGTCCACATCCGCGGGCGTGGGGCGTTCCGGGAGCAGCACGGCCGGCAGGTTCGCCGCCGGCTCCTCGAAACCGTCCTCCAGATCGGGGGCTGTCACGGATCGTCCTCCCACCTTGATCCTGCGCAGCAGCGGCGTGGCCATGACGAAGGCCGCGCCGAGCACCACGATCGCGAGAAAAAACCAGGAGGAAACTCATGCCTCCATGGTGCCAGAAAGCCCCGCCCCGGCCGACAACCGACCGGGGCGGGGCTCGCGGGGCGGAACCCTACTCGGGGCGCTCGTCCGAGGTGCCCGGGTGGACGTCGTGGAGCACCCGGCGCACGGCGTCGTCGGGGTCGTCCACCAGCTGGATCAGGTCCAGGTCCTGAGGGGACACCATGCCCTCGGCCACGAGCGTCCCCTTGATCCACTCGAGCATGGGCGTCCAGTAGTCCACGCCCACCAGCACGATCGGGAAGGAGGTCACCTTGTGGGTCTGGACCAGGACCATGGCCTCGAACAGCTCATCGAGCGTCCCCAGACCACCCGGCAGCACCACGAAGCCCTGGGCGTACTTCACGAACATGGTCTTGCGGGCGAAGAAGTACCGGAAGTTGACGCCGAGGTCCACCCACTCGTTCATGCCCTGCTCGAACGGCAGCTCGATGCCGAGGCCCACCGAGACCCCGCCGCCCTCGACGGCGCCCTTGTTGGCGGCCTCCATCGAGCCGGGCCCGCCGCCAGTGATCACCGCGACGCCGCTCTCGGCGAGCTTGCGGCCGATCTGCACGCCGAGTTCGTAGTACCGGGAACCGGGTTTGGTGCGGGCCGAACCGAACACGCTGATGGCCGGTCCGAGCTCCGCCAGGGCGCCGAAGCCCTCAACGAACTCGCTCTGGATCCGCATGACGCGCCACGGGTCGGAGTGGACGAAGGCGCCCGGCGTGCCGCTGTCCAGCAGGCGGTGGTCCGCCATTTCGATGCCGGCCTGCCCGCGCCGCAGTTCCACGGGGCCGCGACGCCGGGGTTCGTTGTGCCGGGGGGAAGTGAAGTGCGTGCTCATGGTCTTAGGCTAACGGGATCAGCCCAGCTCAGCGTGGATCACAATCCGGCAGAGATTGTGCGCTTGAGTTCACATTGCCCAAAAGATGTGACTAAGGTCATGGCATGACCGCACATGAGGAAGGGGAGGCCCTCGTCTCCCTCAAGGGCGTTAACAAGCACTACGGCGCATTGCACGTTCTGCAGGACATCAATCTGCAGGTGAAGCGCGGCGAGGTGGTGGTGATCATCGGACCGTCCGGGTCCGGGAAATCCACGCTGTGCCGGACCATCAACCGCTTGGAGACCATCGACGACGGTGTCATCACCATCGACGGCAAGGAGCTCCCGGCGGAAGGCAAGCAGCTCGCGAATCTGCGCGCTGATGTCGGCATGGTGTTCCAGTCCTTCAACCTCTTCGCGCACAAGTCCATCCTGGACAACGTGACGCTGGGCCCCATCAAGGTCAAGAAGCAGGACAAGGCCACCGCCGAGCGCGATGCGAGCGCACTTCTGGAACGGGTGGGGGTGGGCAAGCAGGCCCCGAAACTCCCCGCCCAGCTTTCGGGAGGCCAGCAGCAGCGCGTGGCGATCGCCCGTGCTCTGGCCATGAAGCCCAAGGTCATGCTGTTCGACGAACCCACCAGCGCTCTGGACCCCGAGATGATCAACGAGGTCCTGGACGTCATGGTCCAGCTGGCCAAGGAGGGGATGACCATGATCGTGGTGACTCACGAGATGGGCTTCGCCCGCAAGGCCGCGGACCGGGTGGTGTTCATGGCCGATGGGCAGATCGTGGAGGATTCCGAGCCCGAGGCGTTCTTCACGAATCCTCAGAGCTCCCGTGCCAAGGACTTCCTGTCCAAGCTGCTCACCCACTGACCCCACCCACCACTGACGCTGTCGGCATGTGATGGCTCAGTGACCGATTTCTACTCGATTGCTCAGTACCGAGCCACGCACCCGGCTCATCTCCATCTCCCCGGTCTGCCGACCGGACACGGAAAGGGAACGACAACCATGAGGAAGCTTTTCACCGGCCGCACCGCGGCCCTGGGCGCCGCAGCCGCGGCACTCGCCCTGACGCTCTCCGCCTGTGGCGGCTCGAGCGGCGGTTCCCCGAGCGACGGCGCCGCAGGCGGCGGTGACGCTCCGTACACCGTCGCCAAGGACGTCTCCCTGACGGGCAGCCCGACCTTCGACAAGATCAAGTCCAATGACAAGATCCGCATCGGCGTCAAGCAGGACCAGCCCGGACTCGGCTACAAGGACGCAGCCACCGGCGAGTTCAGCGGCTTCGATGTGGAGATCGCCAAGTGGATCGCCGCTTCGCTCGGCTACGACAAGAGCAAGATCGAGTTCAAGCCGATCCCCTCCGCCAACCGCGAGTCCGCGATCCAGAACGGTGACATCGACTACTACGTCGGCACCTACTCCATCACCGACAAGCGCAAGAAGCAGATCGACTTCGCCGGACCGTACTTCATCACGGGTCAGGGCCTGCTGGTGAAGTCGGACAACACCAGCATCAAGAGCGAGAAGGATCTCGGCGGCAAGAAGGTCTGCTCCGCCACCGGTTCCACTCCGATCCAGAACATCAAGGAGAACTTCAAGACCGCCGTCCCGGTCGAGTTCGAGAACTACTCGCAGTGTGTCGACGCCCTGAAGAGCGGCTCCGTTGACGCGGTCACCACTGACCAGGCCATCCTCCTGGGCTACGCCTCGCAGGATCCCGACAAGGCCCTCAAGGTGGTCGGCGAGCCGTTCACCACCGAGAAGTACGGCGTCGGCATGGCCAAGGGCGACGCCGCGCTGCGTCACTTCGTGAACAAGCTGTTCACGGATGGCAAGGACACCTGGACGAAGATCTACGACTCGACCCTCGGCAGCACCGGCACCAAGGTGCAGCAGCCGCCGGTGGATGACTACAAGTGACATCCCTCGTGGGGCGGGGAACCGCCCCACGAGCCGTCCCTGTCCCTGCGAGCGAAAGCGATCTGAGACGTGAACACGCTGCTCGACAACCTCGACCTCTTCACTGAGGGCTTCAAGAACACCATCATCCTGTTCTTCTTCTCGGCCATCTTCGCCTTGATCATCGGCTCGGTGGTCGGCGCCATGCGCGTCTCCCCCGTTCCGGCGGCCCGGGCGGTCGGCACGGTGTACGTCAACCTGGTCCGCAACACCCCGCTGACCCTGATCCTGTTCTTCTTCGCTCTGGGCTATCCGAAGCTCGGCCTGCCGCAGATCAGCTTCATGGTGGCGGCGATCATCGGCCTCAGCCTGTACACCGCCACGTACATCGCGGAGACCATCCGGTCCGGCATCAACACCGTGCCGGTCGGTCAGGCTGAAGCGGCCCGCGCCATCGGTCTGGACTTCGGACAGACCCTGAGCCTGGTGGTCCTGCCCCAGGCCGTGCGCGCGGTGATCCCCCCGCTGTTCAGCGTGCTGATCGCGCTGCTGAAGAACACGACGGTGGCCGCGGGCTTCTCGGTCATGGAGGCCGGCGCCATCCGGGCCAACCTGTCCGAACGCGGTGAACCCGCCATGGTCGGTCTCCTGTGGGTGGCCCTGGGCTTCATCATCCTGGTCGCTCTGCTCTCCCTGCTCCAGCGGCACTTTGAGAAGAAGTGGAAGGTGGCACGATGACCTCGGTACTCTTCGACGCACCCGGCCCCAAGGCCAAAGCCCGCTATCTCGTGGGCGGCGTGGTCACGCTTCTGGTGGTGCTGGGCGTCATCGCCTTCGTCGTCATCCGCTTGATCGACTCCGGGCAGTTCACCGCGGCCAAGTGGAAGATCTTCACCTTCCCCCTGGTGCAGCAGACGATCCTCCAGGCCGTCGGCGCCACGCTCTCGGCGTTCGCCCTGGCCGCGGTGCTCAGCATCGTGCTGGGCATACTGCTCATGGTCGGCAAGCTGTCCGATCATCGCTGGGTCTCCGTGCCCTGCTTCTGGTTCGTGGAGCTGTTCCGGGCCGTGCCGCTGCTGATCCTCATGATGATGATCTACTACGGTCTGCCGACCATCGGCGTGCACGGCGTGACGCCCTTCGCGGCCGTGGTCGGCGGCCTCACCCTGTACAACGGCTCGGTGCTGGCGGAGGCCTTCCGCGCCGGCATCGAGTCGCTGCCGAAGGGCCAGAAGGAGGCCGGTCTGGCGATCGGCCTGCGGAAGAGCCAGGTCATGAGCCTGATCCTCTTCCCCCAGGCGTTCCGCGCCATGCTTCCCCTGGTCCTGGCACAGCTCGTCGTGATCCTGAAGGACACGGCGCTGGGCTTCATCGTCACCTACAACGAGATCCTGTTCCAGGCGAAGTACTTCGGCTCGCAGGCGCTCTACGGCTCGCCGATCATCCCGGCCGCCATGGTGGCCGC
The nucleotide sequence above comes from Arthrobacter woluwensis. Encoded proteins:
- a CDS encoding magnesium transporter MgtE N-terminal domain-containing protein → MSNPTSRVFVARLLGLDVFDPLGDRLGRVRDVVVLARANNAPPHAVGLVVEVPGKKRVFVPMTRVTSMDQAQVISTGLVNLRRFEQRGMETLVVAEMFDSRVTLTDGSGSATIEDIAIDQHRSGDWFVSKLFVRRGHSFSPLARLRRNETMIINWTDAVPAAATEPQAATAFVASHEDLKAADFAEALQEMSDKRRFEVASELQDERLADVLQELPEEDQVEILSSLDRERAADVLEEMDPDDAADLLSELPEAQQEELLQLMEPEEAEDVRRLLEYDEDTAGGLMTPVPVILPPEATVAEALAHVRREELTPALASSIFIARPPLETPTGRFLGVVHIQQLLRYPPPEPIGNLVDKNLEPVQDQAHISEVARIMAVYNLNALPVVNDTGRLVGAVTVDDVLDHLLPEDWRAHAEDVPFKKLRGRNG
- a CDS encoding DUF1003 domain-containing protein, producing the protein MADNRDRRPGAEKNSLDTPRAARGRFFPRFSPNPDAFGKATEGFARFMGTPQFLVYMTIFCVFWLAWNSWAPADWQFDQQALGFTLLTLMLSLQASYAAPLLLLAQNRQDDRDRVALEQDRQRAERNLADTEYLTRELAALRVALREVATRDYVRAEMRSLLEDIIEAQEEFHSGEDGTGDGETTADKVKEKIRDKRDRQRGPRTQQIPKIKKPSQDPGA
- a CDS encoding Mrp/NBP35 family ATP-binding protein, which produces MTPPTTEQLHRALDTVIDPELRRPITELGMVDAVAIDDDGAVRLRVLLTIQGCPLRDTITADATAALFTVPGVTAVDVELSVMTPEQRQALKDQLRGPGDTRGIPFNQPGNFTKVFAVTSGKGGVGKSSVTVNLACALAARGLRVGIVDADVHGFSVPGLMGITQSPTRVDELILPPVAHGVKVISIGMFVEGNAPVAWRGPMLHRALEQFLSEVYFGDLDYLFLDLPPGTGDIAISVSQLLPSAEVLVVTTPQSAAAEVAERSGTVSTQTGQRVVGVVENMSYLDTPGGERLEVFGSGGGETLSQRLTETLGYQVPLLGKLPLEIALREGGDSGMPVVLAHPDTAVSRELLSVADALAAKPRGLSGLSLGVTPRG
- a CDS encoding twin-arginine translocase TatA/TatE family subunit; its protein translation is MFGINGPEFLILLIIGILVIGPKRLPEYTQGLMNLVRGVRKMASGAREQIKDEVGIDIDEVDWRKYDPRQYDPRRIIREALLEPDAPAAASAAVGAAAVGAAAVATAMPEREIPRLAEGESAPFDTEAT
- the sigE gene encoding RNA polymerase sigma factor SigE; the encoded protein is MLNMADNPATAVAVEDSGQVETPLEEWKRPSWEEVVTNHSAKVFRLAFRLTGNRHDAEDLTQEVFVRAFKSLDKFKPGTLDGWLHRITTNLFLDQVRRKARIRFDGLPEDADQRIPGNETSPERSFEFNNLDSDIQAALDKLPIEFRTAVILCDIEGFSYDEVATALGIKLGTVRSRIHRGRALLRTALADRDPRRTATGRPQLKLPRVAGIH
- a CDS encoding O-methyltransferase codes for the protein MSTDKSTSWSFTEGLPEEDQVLLRARERAFDLGVPAVSAGTGMALSVLAATAKARTAVEIGTGAGVSGVYLLRGLSPQAVLTSIDHDVEHLRAARVAFAEAGVPANRTRTISGRAQDVLPRLTDSAYDLVFIDADKAQAPVYVTQALRLLKPGGVLLLNDALDRDRVSNPANRDQTTVALRQLIKSLREDEGVLATVFTAGDGLLAAVKR
- a CDS encoding DUF3117 domain-containing protein, whose protein sequence is MAAMKPRTGDGPMEVTKEGRSLIMRVPLEGGGRLVVELNAAEAAELKGCLEGVTQS
- a CDS encoding DivIVA domain-containing protein, whose amino-acid sequence is MVLGAAFVMATPLLRRIKVGGRSVTAPDLEDGFEEPAANLPAVLLPERPTPADVDRLRFSLGLRGYRMDQVDEVLDRLRDQLAVQQSELSRLRGRIAELTAGGAVVGPAGDDQPHE
- a CDS encoding LOG family protein, with product MSTHFTSPRHNEPRRRGPVELRRGQAGIEMADHRLLDSGTPGAFVHSDPWRVMRIQSEFVEGFGALAELGPAISVFGSARTKPGSRYYELGVQIGRKLAESGVAVITGGGPGSMEAANKGAVEGGGVSVGLGIELPFEQGMNEWVDLGVNFRYFFARKTMFVKYAQGFVVLPGGLGTLDELFEAMVLVQTHKVTSFPIVLVGVDYWTPMLEWIKGTLVAEGMVSPQDLDLIQLVDDPDDAVRRVLHDVHPGTSDERPE
- a CDS encoding amino acid ABC transporter ATP-binding protein — encoded protein: MTAHEEGEALVSLKGVNKHYGALHVLQDINLQVKRGEVVVIIGPSGSGKSTLCRTINRLETIDDGVITIDGKELPAEGKQLANLRADVGMVFQSFNLFAHKSILDNVTLGPIKVKKQDKATAERDASALLERVGVGKQAPKLPAQLSGGQQQRVAIARALAMKPKVMLFDEPTSALDPEMINEVLDVMVQLAKEGMTMIVVTHEMGFARKAADRVVFMADGQIVEDSEPEAFFTNPQSSRAKDFLSKLLTH
- a CDS encoding glutamate ABC transporter substrate-binding protein → MRKLFTGRTAALGAAAAALALTLSACGGSSGGSPSDGAAGGGDAPYTVAKDVSLTGSPTFDKIKSNDKIRIGVKQDQPGLGYKDAATGEFSGFDVEIAKWIAASLGYDKSKIEFKPIPSANRESAIQNGDIDYYVGTYSITDKRKKQIDFAGPYFITGQGLLVKSDNTSIKSEKDLGGKKVCSATGSTPIQNIKENFKTAVPVEFENYSQCVDALKSGSVDAVTTDQAILLGYASQDPDKALKVVGEPFTTEKYGVGMAKGDAALRHFVNKLFTDGKDTWTKIYDSTLGSTGTKVQQPPVDDYK
- a CDS encoding amino acid ABC transporter permease, which translates into the protein MNTLLDNLDLFTEGFKNTIILFFFSAIFALIIGSVVGAMRVSPVPAARAVGTVYVNLVRNTPLTLILFFFALGYPKLGLPQISFMVAAIIGLSLYTATYIAETIRSGINTVPVGQAEAARAIGLDFGQTLSLVVLPQAVRAVIPPLFSVLIALLKNTTVAAGFSVMEAGAIRANLSERGEPAMVGLLWVALGFIILVALLSLLQRHFEKKWKVAR
- a CDS encoding amino acid ABC transporter permease — translated: MTSVLFDAPGPKAKARYLVGGVVTLLVVLGVIAFVVIRLIDSGQFTAAKWKIFTFPLVQQTILQAVGATLSAFALAAVLSIVLGILLMVGKLSDHRWVSVPCFWFVELFRAVPLLILMMMIYYGLPTIGVHGVTPFAAVVGGLTLYNGSVLAEAFRAGIESLPKGQKEAGLAIGLRKSQVMSLILFPQAFRAMLPLVLAQLVVILKDTALGFIVTYNEILFQAKYFGSQALYGSPIIPAAMVAAVIYIGLCLILSGIAKLVEIRLRKGRKGKVLDANPAPGSTLEGGSAGA